One region of Macadamia integrifolia cultivar HAES 741 chromosome 11, SCU_Mint_v3, whole genome shotgun sequence genomic DNA includes:
- the LOC122092683 gene encoding myb family transcription factor PHL7-like encodes MYQPKTVPSSNLVCNNSLDQGQHQDSSATAMAPGSGGNNISSNNSNLASRQRLRWTHELHGRFVDAVLQLGGPDRATPKGVLKVMGVQGLTIYHVKSHLQKYRLANYVPESSSDGKKVDKKESGDSFTGLDGSSGMQITDALKLQMEVQKRLHEQLEVQRQLQLRIEAQGKYLKKIMEEQERLGGFLGEVPGSALPAPPSGHICPESDNKTDPSTPASTSESPLQDKASKECAPAKSLSYDESFSSHHEPLTPDSGCHVSSPVMSPKGKRSAKHHHFSMGSAGAKPEIILTHQILESSLSSGFRQPCSVSSVGDHLDPSSGKLFGDQDRP; translated from the exons ATGTATCAGCCAAAGACTGTACCTAGTTCAAATTTAGTTTGCAACAACTCATTAGATCAAGGCCAGCACCAAGACAGCAGTGCCACTGCAATGGCTCCTGGAAGTGGAGGCAACAATATCAGCAGCAATAACTCTAATCTTGCCTCCAGGCAACGCTTACGTTGGACGCATGAGCTGCATGGACGTTTTGTGGATGCTGTGTTGCAACTTGGTGGCCCAGATA GGGCTACTCCTAAAGGTGTGCTCAAAGTCATGGGTGTACAAGGTTTGACTATTTATCATGTTAAAAGCCACTTGCAG AAATATCGGCTTGCAAACTATGTCCCAGAGTCTTCATCTGATG GTAAGAAGGTTGACAAGAAAGAATCAGGCGACTCATTTACTGGCTTGGATGGTTCTTC TGGTATGCAAATAACAGACGCACTCAAGCTGCAGATGGAAGTACAAAAGCGGCTGCATGAGCAATTAGAG GTCCAGAGGCAGCTACAGTTACGAATAGAAGCACAAGGCAAGTACCTGaagaagataatggaagagCAAGAGCGGCTGGGTGGTTTTCTTGGGGAAGTGCCtggttctgcacttcctgccccACCCTCTGGCCACATCTGTCCAGAATCTGACAACAAGACTGACCCATCAACACCTGCTTCAACCTCCGAGTCTCCCCTCCAAGACAAGGCTTCCAAGGAATGTGCACCAGCAAAGAGTCTCTCTTATGATGAGTCTTtctcatcccaccatgaaccaTTGACACCAGATTCTGGCTGCCATGTCAGTTCACCAGTTATGAGTCCAAAAGGCAAGAGGTCAGCTAAACATCACCACTTTAGCATGGGTTCTGCAGGTGCAAAACCAGAGATTATCCTCACACACCAGATACTAGAATCGAGCTTGAGTTCTGGTTTCCGGCAGCCGTGTTCGGTTTCATCTGTTGGAGATCATTTAGATCCTTCATCTGGGAAACTCTTTGGTGATCAAGATCGGCCATGA